TAACGATGATGAAACAGCAAGGAAACGCTAACGAGGGGGGCCAAAACTGTCAGAAAGGAATGAAAACTTAATTGTGCAAATAAACCAAATGAAAGGACGAAAAGAGCTATAAACTAATTGCgcagaaaacaaataatagaaaaaaatgttacactTGCATGTTCCACATTAATTATTGATGACTGATACTTAATACAAACACAAGAGACTGTATGGAAAAAAGAAGGACAATgtttaatacatgtattatacaTTGCATTCTAAGTGTTCCAAGCTAATCAGTCATTTTGGCCAATTGCtaaaaaaagtttgtttcatGCAAAACACTATATTAAGAAATAACATGGGGATGAAGGTACTTCCCTTTATGAACATGAACAGCAACAATGTCAATGGTTCAGTGCAAAAGTTTGGAGATGGACTTTTCAATAAGAATAGGCCACTTACACTAAGAGGTAACGGGACTAATGCTTCCTTtgaacaatgagttggaatcttgccgATGccaaaattgacagagcacataattCTGGTCATGTGACCAGCCACGAACTTACTCATTAAGGAAATGGTGCAGGTTGAAAAACTTAATcacttttattttgttgaagCTATGACCCACTAATTGTTTTCttaaggcaaaatcatataactttcattttcatctaaACGATGTCACGTGAcgtcttagtgcaaatggcctaggTATTGGAGGATAATTAGCTTCCAAACAAAAAGCCCTAAAAGATTGTTTAGTGTCTGAGTTCTTATGGATAGCCTGTATCGCATGTCAAGTTAAACCTTAACTCTAAACCTTGAAGGGCTAACTTTATAGGCATGAACAAATACCTCTTCAAAGCataaaatgtaataacaatgGCAATTGCCAAGTATCAGTGGCAAAATACCATGAACAATAACTATAACGTTCTACCACCAATGAGATATGCTTGAAATACTTTTTCAtatgcttaaaatgttacagtggCAATCGCCAAGTATCAGTCAATAAATATGTCTCTAAAAAAGTTAGGAAATACTCCTTTAAAAACACATCATCACTTTAAAAGACCTTGGATTAGCTGTTAAGACTAATCACACACAGTTAAACGATTTCCTTGCAGAACTAGCAATGACTGCTTTCAGCGATGAACTGAAAGCTTCTTCGCTTTCAAAGTGATTTGGAAGAGTTAATGAAAGCAAACACGTGGAAGCAAAAATGGAAGGAGTGTTGTCAAATTTAATCTTGATTTTAGCAAACCCAAAGGTGGGCAGAGAAGTGGACCCAGtggcaaaaaagacaaaattttccAACATTTCAACTTCTGCATTATGCAGGAACTGTTTAAGGTAATTCGCTACAATTCTGTCATTTTCACATATCTCAGCTGGAAACTCTAGCATATCAACCAGCTGAGTTGAAGTTAACCTACTCCTATTGCTTGGCACAAAAAGCTCCTCAAACATCTCAGGGTACTCTCTCATTTTGGCACGAAAGCCAAGTACAGCCAATCCCTCTCCCAGCTGATCCAAGACGATTTTGGGTCGGCTTATGACATCATGAATTATCATCCCTTGGATAACCCTCATTTTGTTGTCATTCTATGAATAGAAAATACAATTTGAAAAATGCTCTTACAGTTCTGTCACAAAGCGGTTTTTTAATAAAAGGAATCAATTAAGATAAGATTAGGCTTACAGTTAATACCACTGCCAGGCCACAATCAGACAAGAAATTTGCACATTCTTCTTGGTCAAGTGTCGACACATCTTTGGCCTGAGCAACCTGTAAGTTGATGAAAACTATGGGTCAATCCTTGCATTTCTGTTAGGACAAGCATGTCAATCTGTTGAACATACATCTGTGCACTTATGGTCCTGTGGGACTCAGGTTGGTGCATGTAGATTATGATACATGAATATAGCCGCTAGGATGTCAAGCACATTCgttttatttatgtgttatacCTCAGTAGAAGCTGTTGACACATCAGTAGTTGGATCAGAAATTATCTGGAATTTTGTTAATGTGGGAGAATCAATCTGGTACATATAGCTGAGCAGACAGTCATGAAAAGAGAATTTTCTAAGTTTGTTTTTACATTCGAccaaaaataatgatttattcATCGCGTACAGCGAACTAAAAATGGCAAGTATGCTGTTACATTTGAGCACATCGTTAAATTGTACATTTATACAATACCTTGTCAATAAAATCTTTCACAGATGCAGAACAGTCTCCATAATTCAGCATCATCATTGCCGCGTCAACATCACCTGTTGCTATGTACTGATATACTGAAGGGCTAAAGACTGGAAACCCTGGCCCGCCTTGCAAAATGCTGTGCACTATAATTGTCCCAATGTATTTCATCATACCAGAGGCAACAATATCAGCATTGTAAACAGGAGTTTAACACGATTATATGACAATGGCCATATAGAACAGAAGTAGATACACCATATTTATTTGGAGTTTAGCATGTTTATATGACAATGAGCATATCAAACTGGAGTTTAGCACATATATCAAAGGTTTGCAATAATGTCCAGTATGGTGCCCCATAAACTCAAGCTTacttgaatttcttgttttttttttttttcaggatttatTTTCTCGATGTCGCGATCCTCATAGCCCTTCTCTTTCAACCCCCCTCTTATATGGCCATAAACGTCTTCATTCTGAAAAAGAGCATTGACATAAGTCTTTTGTCTACTTAAACTTACTTTTAAAGAGTAAGTTTATAATACAAAGATAGCAATTTGATTGGTAAATTGTGATAGTTTAAAGTAAAAGGGTCTACTTACACCAGCAGATGTCACGCATTTGTCAAGGAGGTCAGTAATCGCCTTCTCCttacacaacaacaaaaaatatttttcctccGCGATGGACCACGTATTTCGTTTTACCTTTAACGGCGTGCTCATTGTAtttgaaggaagaaaaaaagcagaatacacaaggaaacgaaaacgcgttgtaatttgtaaataatttttcccCGCCAGTGGCCTCAGTCCACCGCAGGGCAAGCgataattttcccgccaaaaaattaacgcatgcgtactatgcgttggcgtcttatgtaagacgcaaaggtcatttatacgaagtttttctcgtcttagctaagacgcgtcttatctaagaacaggtgttaacggctgttctaaaataagacgcgtcttagctaagtcgcgtcttattttagacaaaatgtgccgtttatacggaaagttcgcatcttatttttcctcgtataaatggccctattggtTGTTATCTTACCTATGATGTACAATTCCTTGCGTAGGTGCATGGGACAGTTTTTACGTTTATATTAGCAGTAAtttaaagaacatttttaaCTTTAAGAAAACTGTGTTACAAATGTGGGATTGATAACAGCCAACAAACCACATATTTTCTTGGGCTGGGGTACGTGCTCCTGGTTCAGTACATGATTCTACTCTCTTAAAATCCCCAAATTTTTTCACGAGATAAAATGATGATATTGTACTAACCTTACCTGGTTATGGGGAAATTCCTCTAGGGATGGTGGGGGACAGTGCCTTTCCTTCACGCCCCCTGGCTGCTGAAAGATTACCCAGAtacaacaaaaaatagaaaagaacgGTACTTCATTAGAATATTAAGATCTGACAGGGTTGTTTCAGAACATGCCTTAGGCATGT
The sequence above is a segment of the Porites lutea chromosome 3, jaPorLute2.1, whole genome shotgun sequence genome. Coding sequences within it:
- the LOC140931754 gene encoding G2/M phase-specific E3 ubiquitin-protein ligase-like translates to TPVYNADIVASGMMKYIGTIIVHSILQGGPGFPVFSPSVYQYIATGDVDAAMMMLNYGDCSASVKDFIDKVAQAKDVSTLDQEECANFLSDCGLAVVLTNDNKMRVIQGMIIHDVISRPKIVLDQLGEGLAVLGFRAKMREYPEMFEELFVPSNRSRLTSTQLVDMLEFPAEICENDRIVANYLKQFLHNAEVEMLENFVFFATGSTSLPTFGFAKIKIKFDNTPSIFASTCLLSLTLPNHFESEEAFSSSLKAVIASSARKSFNCV